A region of the Pantoea alfalfae genome:
CTTCTGCAGCGCCTTAAAGCGCTTGCGCAGGAAGTCGACATTGTCGTCACCCCAGACAAAGCTCATGTGCGGCGTGCTGTGAATAAAGCTTTCAGGGTTGCGCAGGTTGCCTTTCTGGACCTGATAAGCCCAGAACTGGCGGGAAATCTGGAACGATTCGTTGATCGTCACCGCTTTGGAGATGTCGATGCTGCCATCCGCCTGCTGAGGCGTATAGTTCAGCTCTGCCAGCGCCGCATGACCGGTGCCCGCGTTATTCCAGCCGTTGGACGACTCTTCGGCCACGCTATCCAGCCGCTCCACCATTTCGATGGACCAGTCCGGCTCTAAATCCTGCAGCCACGCGCCGAGGGTGGCGCTCATCACACCTGCGCCAATCAGCAGCACGTCAACGTCTTTGCGCTCCGGCGCGGTAGTAGTGGTGTCCTTTGCCATGGCACTCATCGCGAGCGCAAGGTTTACAGCTGAATTGCTCATGAGGCGACATCTCCTCTTCTGTTGACCTGAAGCCCAACAGTTTCGCAGGCGAAATAGTCACGCTTCTTTCGAGCGCGTTGCGCTATTTCTCTAAGGTTAAGTCTCAGGTATAGGGTTAAGCGGTGATAACGCGTTAACTGAACGTTATGCTTAGTCATCCGAATATAACATTCTCGCATCTGAATTAAACATTTGTTTATTTTTTAAATGCAGAAATGATTCAGCATAAGAATTAATCATCAGGGGCGGTGGCGTATTAGCGGTTTTTTAGAGATAAGTCAGTGAGTTAACTGAAAGTGTATGTTGCGAGAAAGCCCCATGCTGGTGCAGGGCCGGAATGGATATGAACCGTGCGGAATTATTTAATTCGCTGAAATTTAGCGATTTATTATGCAGTAAGGAATAACGGGAATCGGGTGATGAGAGCCTGAAAAGCTGCTCGTGTAAAAATAATGTTACATTTTTGTGAGTCTGAAAATACGCGCGCACCGGCGCACGCATCGGATTCACTTATGACTGATTCGCGCTGGCAGGCAGCTTTTTCAGACTTATCGCCATGCGGTTATAGGTGTTCATCAGGCCAATTGCGATGTTCAGATCGACAATACTTTTCTCGCTAAATTGCTCTTTTAATGTGGCATAGCAGGCATCCGGCGCGCCCTGCTGAGCAATCAGCGTCAGGCATTCAGCCCAGTGCAGGGCCGCCTTCTCTTTATCACTGAACAGCGTGCCGGATTCCTGCCAGACCGAGGTCAATACAATCTTATCCCAACTCATGCCTGATTTATTCAGCGCTTTGGTATGTAAATCAATGCAGTAGGCGCAGCCGTTAATCTGCGATATGCGCAGGAACAGCAGTTCCAGTAAAGTGAGCGGCAGATCGGTTTGCGCCAGATAACTGTATACGCCGCCCAGCGCTTTCATGCCTGCCGGTGCTGCACTGTGGAAATCGATACGTTCGCTCATCTTGTTGCCTCCTGGGATTGATGAGGCGATTTTCGGCCTTTCAATGGAGCAGATAAAGTGCCAAAAAATGAGAGTCTGACTGGTCCATCGCTGCTTTCCACGCTGACACTCCAGCGCGGTACGTCACGTGGCCTCAGCGAACAGCTACGCCAGCTGATTGAACAGGCGATTGGAGAAGGGCGCTTACAGCCCGGTGCGCGTCTGCCCTCCTGTCGCGATCTGGCGGTGCAGCTCGGCGTGGCGCGCGGCACGGTACGTGCCAGCTATGACATGCTGGTCGATGGTCAGTTTCTGCAGGCCAGAGGTGCGGCGGGTACCTTCGTCAGCCCATTACCGCCGTTGAAACCGGTCAGCGTCGATGCTGAACGCCAGCTGCTGGAGGGTGCAGAGGGGTATGAAGCGCCACCGCTGATCTTCCAGATGGGCATTCCTGCCAGCGATGCATTCCCGGCCAAAGTCTGGCTGCGCATTCTGCAGCGTCAGACGCGCATGCAGGTCAGCAGACCGGCCAGCTATCCCGATCCACGCGGCAGCTTAGCGTTGCGGCAGGCGCTGGTGGCCTACCTTGCGGTGGCACGCGGCCTGCGCTGTCAGACGGACCAGATTATTATTACCAGCGGCTATGCGGGCGCGATGGGCCTGATTGGCCTTGCGATGGATTTTCAGGGCAAAACGGCCTGGCTGGAAGATCCCGGATTCTGGGTGGCGCGTCGCGCGGTTGACGCGCTGCGCGTTACGCCGGTTGCCGTGCCGGTTGATGCCGAAGGGTTGCAGGTGGAGGCCGGGATGGCCCGCGCGCCGGATGCCGCTTTTGCGCTGGTGACACCAGGACAGCAGGCACCGCTTGGCATGACCATGAGTCTGGCACGCCGCCATGCATTGCTGAGCTGGGCCAGTCGCGAGCAGCGCTGGATTATCGAAGATGACTATCTCGGCGAGCTTCAGCCCGGTAATCGCGCGGCTCCGGCACTGGCCGCGCTCGACAGCGAGGGACGCGTATTGCACATCGGTACCTTCAGTAAGACGCTGACGCCGCACCTGCGGCTCGGTTTTATCGTGGTTCCGACGGCGCTGACGGCCCGCTTCGGCGAGGTGTGCGCATTACTTGCGCCAGCCTCTTCGGGATTGCTGCACAATGCGGTAGCGGAGTTTCTGCGGGAAGGTCACTTTATGCGGCATCTGCGGCGCATGAAGCGCGTCTATCAGGAGCGGCTGGAGCAGATGATCGCGGCGCTCCATCCTCACTTTCCCGATCTGCAACGTGCCGGGCTGGCGGTGATTGTCCGCTTACCCGCCGGTACGCCGGATGAGGTGATTGCCCAGCAGGCAGCAGAGTGGGGCATGGCGCCGTCGCCGCTGTCGATCTGGTATCAGCAGGCGGATCAGCGCGGGGCAGGCCTGCTGCTGGGGGCGGCACATCTGCCACGTGAAGGTTATGCGCGCAGTGCCGAACGGCTAAAAGCGCTGGTCGATGCGCAGGCGGTCAGCTCCTGAACCAGCGACGCCAGACAAAGCGGATCACAAAAAACTCCAGTGCGCCCAGCAGCAAAAACCAGACGCAAAACACCACCGTGTAGAGCTGATTCAGATCCTGCAGATGAAACATCTGCAACAGGTGCTGCGCCACCGTCACGCTAAAGGCGGGTGCGGGCAGCAGCAGCGCCGAGAGAAAGCCCAGCAGCAAAATGCCACCTGGCACGATCAACGTCTCAAAAGGGTTATTCATAACCGGTTTCCCATATTTATCAGCCCGGCATTTTCAGGTAATCGGCGACAGGGTTCAATGGTGGCGTGCGCCAAAGCGCCATCCCGCAGCCCGAACCGGCCAGGTCAGACCGAAGAAAATGCTTTGCCACCATCGACTTAGCGGCATTCATAGCGAATGATAAGAGTTATAGCCTTTGCTATACTTAAATCCCTGATTTTACTGTCTTTTTATCTTCAGGTTTGCATGGTAGACTGCGCCCACTTTTTCATAACTGAACACTTTGTGTGGTGAATTCAGCGTGAATTGCCGCTTTTTCGCCCCAGGTGAATAAATCATGACCTTTATTGCTACTTTAATTCTTGCGCTGGGTATGTCGATGGACGCGTTTGCCGCTGCGCTGGGCAAAGGTGCCACACTGCATCGTCCTGGTTTTAAAGAAGCGCTGCGTACCGGTCTGATCTTTGGCACCATTGAAGCGCTGACTCCACTGATTGGCTGGGCGCTTGGCCTGGCCGCCAGCCGTTATATCATGGCATGGGATCACTGGGTTGCCTTCAGCCTGCTGGCGTTTCTCGGTGGCCGTATGATGATGGAAGGTTTCCGTAAGACGGCCGTCACCGAACCCTGCGAAGCCCCGCAAAGCCACGGCTTTATGGTACTGGCAACTACCGCCGTCGCGACCAGCCTCGATGCGCTGGCTGTCGGTGTCGGACTGGCTTTCCTGCAGGTGAATATCATTACCACCGCGCTGACCATTGGTGCCGCCACCACGGTGATGGCGACCACAGGCGTATTAGTCGGTCGCTTTATCGGTCCGGTGCTGGGAAAATGGGCGGAAGTGCTGGGTGGCGTGGTCTTAATCGCCGTAGGCTCCACCATTCTGTTGCAGCATCTCGGCTACACCGCCTAGTGCTTTTGCACATAAAAGCGGCATTTTTGTGATCTGGTTCAAATTTATTTGCTGTTAAAACGCACAGGCGCTATACTTTTTCAGTATATCTTCAACTAAATTTGAACAGGTATTTCATGAAACGCATCATTAAACACGTATTCCGCGCTTACGTTGAGACGTTCAAACACGTACCGCCGGGTGCCATGTACTAAGTACCCTGTAAGAAACCCTCGATAATCGCGGTCAGGGATCGACCTGTGATTATCACCTTTTCTGCTTTTTCTGCCTTTGCTTCTGCTGATTTAAACCCGCGTTTTTGCACTTCGGGTGCATCTGACTGGCTGCTAACACTCTCCTTCTGATTCCCCCGTTATATGCCGCTTTATGGCGACGAGACTGCTTCTGTAACTGGCGGTGACGTACCTGCTGAAATCCCCATCAATCTGCGCGCAATGGGAAAGCCTTCACGTTCAATGGAATCAGAAGCCCCCGGAATGAAGCTGAATGCCCGCCTGAAACGGTCTGCTAACCACAAACCCAGTGCGCTATCCGGCAGCGGTGAGTGACTTTTGCGGGTGGATAAGCAGAAAAATGCGTCAATTTTCGCCCGGCAAAAACGCGCCTGTCTTAAATCGCATCGGCCACAAATTCAATAAATGTCCGTACTTTCGAATTGAGTGCCGAACGTTCGGTGACACAGGCATAGATATTCATGGGCAGGGACTCAATGGTGCTCTCGCCACTGTGACCTGACCAGGACAAAGGCCTTAGCAGACCGCTGTCTATCAGCGGCTGAGCAACAAAGCTTGCCAGACGGGCAATGCCGCCGCCGTTTATGGCTATTTTAGCAATAATATCAATATCATCGCTGATAAAACTGGGGTTAGGTTTTGCATTGACAGGCTGTCCGTTGACCATGAACGTCCATGGCAGAAACCGTCTGTCGGTGGGATAGCGGAAAACCAGGCAGGCGTGCTGGCTAAGTTCTCCAGGCGTCTGAGGCGTGCCAGCGCGATCAAGGTAAGCGGGAGCCGCACAGAATATAAAGGGTAGCGATGCGATTTTTCTGGCGATGAGTTGATCATTCAACTGTGCTTCGATGCGGATACTGACATCGACGCCTTCCAGGCGATGATCGACGTTGCGATCGGTACTGATCAGTTCAATATCTATATCGGGGAAAGACGCTTTGAAAGCGGGCATAAGGGGAGCCAGAACGTACCGACCAAACGCGGCTGTCGTAGCGATACAAAGTGGCCCCTGCGGTTTGGTTTCATTCGCTGCAGCCTGAGAGGCGAGTTCGATATCATGTGGGATGTGACGGACTTTCTCGAAATAGCGTTTACCGTTTTCCGTTAAGGTCATGCTGCGGGTGGTACGCGATAGCAGTCGCACGCCCAGATGCGCTTCAAGACGGGAAAGACTCTGGCTGACTGCTGCCGGACTCATACCTTTAACGCGTGCCGCCGCTGCAATACTGCCGTTTTCCACCACGCGGATAAAAGTGCTAATCAGCCCTAAAATGTCCATCATATCCTCAACGGTTAATTCGTCA
Encoded here:
- a CDS encoding carboxymuconolactone decarboxylase family protein, whose protein sequence is MSERIDFHSAAPAGMKALGGVYSYLAQTDLPLTLLELLFLRISQINGCAYCIDLHTKALNKSGMSWDKIVLTSVWQESGTLFSDKEKAALHWAECLTLIAQQGAPDACYATLKEQFSEKSIVDLNIAIGLMNTYNRMAISLKKLPASANQS
- the pdxR gene encoding MocR-like pyridoxine biosynthesis transcription factor PdxR, which encodes MPKNESLTGPSLLSTLTLQRGTSRGLSEQLRQLIEQAIGEGRLQPGARLPSCRDLAVQLGVARGTVRASYDMLVDGQFLQARGAAGTFVSPLPPLKPVSVDAERQLLEGAEGYEAPPLIFQMGIPASDAFPAKVWLRILQRQTRMQVSRPASYPDPRGSLALRQALVAYLAVARGLRCQTDQIIITSGYAGAMGLIGLAMDFQGKTAWLEDPGFWVARRAVDALRVTPVAVPVDAEGLQVEAGMARAPDAAFALVTPGQQAPLGMTMSLARRHALLSWASREQRWIIEDDYLGELQPGNRAAPALAALDSEGRVLHIGTFSKTLTPHLRLGFIVVPTALTARFGEVCALLAPASSGLLHNAVAEFLREGHFMRHLRRMKRVYQERLEQMIAALHPHFPDLQRAGLAVIVRLPAGTPDEVIAQQAAEWGMAPSPLSIWYQQADQRGAGLLLGAAHLPREGYARSAERLKALVDAQAVSS
- a CDS encoding DUF1158 domain-containing protein, whose translation is MNNPFETLIVPGGILLLGFLSALLLPAPAFSVTVAQHLLQMFHLQDLNQLYTVVFCVWFLLLGALEFFVIRFVWRRWFRS
- the mntP gene encoding manganese efflux pump MntP, with the translated sequence MTFIATLILALGMSMDAFAAALGKGATLHRPGFKEALRTGLIFGTIEALTPLIGWALGLAASRYIMAWDHWVAFSLLAFLGGRMMMEGFRKTAVTEPCEAPQSHGFMVLATTAVATSLDALAVGVGLAFLQVNIITTALTIGAATTVMATTGVLVGRFIGPVLGKWAEVLGGVVLIAVGSTILLQHLGYTA
- the azuC gene encoding stress response protein AzuC; its protein translation is MKRIIKHVFRAYVETFKHVPPGAMY
- a CDS encoding LysR family transcriptional regulator, which codes for MDILGLISTFIRVVENGSIAAAARVKGMSPAAVSQSLSRLEAHLGVRLLSRTTRSMTLTENGKRYFEKVRHIPHDIELASQAAANETKPQGPLCIATTAAFGRYVLAPLMPAFKASFPDIDIELISTDRNVDHRLEGVDVSIRIEAQLNDQLIARKIASLPFIFCAAPAYLDRAGTPQTPGELSQHACLVFRYPTDRRFLPWTFMVNGQPVNAKPNPSFISDDIDIIAKIAINGGGIARLASFVAQPLIDSGLLRPLSWSGHSGESTIESLPMNIYACVTERSALNSKVRTFIEFVADAI